The following coding sequences lie in one Amycolatopsis cihanbeyliensis genomic window:
- a CDS encoding PQQ-binding-like beta-propeller repeat protein, with translation MIVKRWKRGIATLAVTVLTATTFTAADATEAGHWCWDSWAQPNADLSGTRAVNGPINSWTAPFLRPAWSVPIKAPTDRWPGAYAATPVVVRGVVYTQDLDSNVYAIDLRTGRLLWTKMYNSHTNGPNGVAVADGMVFGATLTEAFGLDARTGREIWRHKLTRNTSEAIDMAPGLHDGTVYISTVPSFLDGGNAEGAVGVLWAIDARTGTTRWKWNTVPADLWGRPDINSGGGLWYPPTFDEKGDVYVAVANPNPFVGTEEFPWGSSRPGRNLYSNSVVKLDARTGKVIWHHQVTPHGIYDWDLQNSPILTKVRGRPVVVTSGKTGYVYVLDRATGRLLWETPVGKHNGHDDDHLLAMEGKFDELPTLPLELYPGALGGVAAPGAVDRRTVYVAVNNLSATWENQTTPSLPPLTEGRGELVALDLASGRIKWSHPLDSSPYGGTSLANDVVFTTTFDGVVHAHRTWTGTPVWQAKLPGTSNSPVAISGDTLLAASGWPQNEDERAEIVAYRLDFGWGKYAGAASARC, from the coding sequence ATGATCGTTAAACGCTGGAAGCGTGGCATCGCCACGCTCGCCGTGACAGTGCTGACCGCGACCACCTTCACCGCCGCCGACGCCACTGAGGCCGGCCACTGGTGCTGGGATTCGTGGGCACAGCCCAACGCGGACCTGTCCGGCACGCGCGCGGTCAACGGGCCGATCAATTCCTGGACCGCGCCATTCCTACGCCCCGCATGGTCCGTACCGATCAAGGCACCGACGGATCGGTGGCCGGGGGCGTATGCCGCCACACCGGTCGTCGTCCGTGGAGTCGTCTACACGCAGGACCTCGACTCCAACGTCTACGCGATCGACCTGCGCACCGGGCGTCTGTTGTGGACGAAAATGTACAACTCGCACACCAACGGTCCCAACGGCGTCGCGGTCGCCGACGGCATGGTCTTCGGCGCTACCTTGACCGAGGCGTTCGGCCTCGACGCGAGAACCGGCCGGGAGATCTGGCGGCACAAGCTCACCCGCAACACCAGCGAGGCCATCGACATGGCACCCGGCCTGCACGACGGAACCGTCTACATTTCGACCGTTCCCAGCTTCCTCGACGGCGGGAACGCCGAGGGAGCCGTCGGGGTCCTCTGGGCCATCGACGCACGAACCGGCACGACCAGGTGGAAGTGGAACACAGTACCCGCCGACCTCTGGGGACGCCCGGACATCAACTCCGGGGGCGGCCTCTGGTATCCGCCCACGTTCGACGAGAAGGGCGACGTCTACGTCGCCGTGGCCAACCCCAATCCGTTCGTCGGTACCGAGGAGTTCCCGTGGGGTTCGAGCCGTCCCGGCCGCAACCTCTACTCCAACTCGGTGGTGAAGCTGGATGCCAGGACGGGAAAGGTGATCTGGCACCACCAGGTCACGCCACACGGCATCTACGACTGGGATCTGCAGAACTCGCCGATCCTGACCAAGGTTCGCGGCCGACCGGTCGTGGTCACCTCCGGAAAGACCGGCTATGTCTACGTCCTCGACCGCGCGACCGGGCGCCTGCTGTGGGAGACACCGGTCGGCAAGCACAACGGCCACGACGACGATCATCTGCTCGCGATGGAGGGCAAGTTCGACGAGCTTCCCACCCTGCCGCTCGAGCTTTATCCCGGCGCGCTCGGTGGTGTCGCCGCACCCGGCGCCGTCGACCGGAGGACCGTGTACGTTGCCGTCAACAACCTGAGCGCGACGTGGGAGAACCAGACGACGCCGTCGTTGCCACCGCTGACCGAAGGCCGTGGTGAGCTCGTGGCGCTGGACCTCGCCAGCGGGCGAATCAAGTGGTCCCACCCACTCGACTCGTCACCGTACGGCGGCACGTCGTTGGCGAATGACGTGGTGTTCACGACCACGTTCGACGGGGTCGTACACGCCCACCGAACCTGGACCGGCACACCCGTCTGGCAGGCGAAGTTGCCAGGAACGTCCAACTCCCCGGTGGCCATCAGCGGGGACACCCTGCTCGCCGCCAGCGGCTGGCCGCAGAACGAGGACGAGAGAGCGGAGATCGTGGCCTACCGGCTCGACTTCGGATGGGGCAAGTACGCCGGAGCGGCGTCGGCCCGATGCTGA
- a CDS encoding PQQ-dependent sugar dehydrogenase, giving the protein MSEPVIVTSGLDFPTSIVFGADGAAYVAESGLPFGGARPGGRISRIGKPGQDMRRTVVADGLAAPVTGLCRHGSGLYASEGGAGRITQIDPDGSRSPVVDGMPGPGNYHTNMAAIGPDDKLYFSQGAMSNLGVIGLDAYEIGWLKRLPHAHDIPGLDITLAGVHITTVDPFHDKRGARTTTGGFVPFGTETEPGQRIPGSVPCTAAVLRCDLDGSNLELVAWGLRNAFGLGFLPDGRLLALDQGADDRGSRPVGNAPDLLFEVRAGRWYGWPDFVSGVPVTDPRFRPERGPQPNFLLAQHETLPTPEAALVEFDPHVAATKFTVTPSGQLVVALFGDETPMTAPPGHPQVGRDLLLVDPEDWSTRSLPGGPKAHRPIDVAVGPSDGALYVLDFGRFEMTARGVLAEAGTGCLWRWDDWKGDKDDR; this is encoded by the coding sequence GTGTCGGAACCCGTCATCGTGACAAGCGGCCTGGATTTCCCCACGAGTATCGTGTTCGGTGCCGACGGCGCGGCGTATGTGGCGGAGTCCGGGTTGCCGTTCGGCGGCGCGCGGCCCGGCGGCCGGATCAGCCGGATCGGCAAACCGGGCCAGGACATGCGGCGGACGGTCGTCGCCGACGGGTTGGCCGCGCCGGTCACCGGTCTGTGCCGGCACGGCAGTGGCCTCTACGCCTCCGAGGGCGGTGCCGGGCGAATCACACAGATCGACCCCGACGGGTCGCGCTCACCGGTCGTCGACGGTATGCCGGGTCCGGGCAATTACCACACGAACATGGCCGCGATCGGCCCGGATGACAAGCTCTACTTCAGTCAGGGCGCCATGTCCAACCTGGGCGTCATCGGGCTCGACGCTTATGAGATCGGCTGGTTGAAACGTCTTCCGCACGCGCACGACATACCCGGCCTCGACATCACGCTTGCCGGGGTGCACATCACCACAGTCGATCCGTTCCACGACAAGCGGGGGGCAAGGACCACGACCGGCGGCTTTGTCCCGTTCGGCACGGAAACAGAGCCAGGGCAACGAATTCCCGGATCCGTGCCGTGCACGGCCGCGGTGCTACGTTGCGACCTCGACGGGTCGAACCTCGAGCTGGTCGCCTGGGGGTTGCGGAACGCATTCGGTCTGGGTTTCCTGCCGGACGGTCGGTTGCTCGCCCTGGATCAGGGCGCGGACGACCGGGGCAGCAGGCCGGTCGGCAACGCTCCGGACCTGCTGTTCGAGGTGCGTGCGGGCCGCTGGTACGGCTGGCCGGACTTCGTGTCCGGCGTGCCGGTGACCGACCCTCGGTTCCGCCCGGAGCGCGGACCGCAACCGAATTTCCTACTGGCACAGCACGAAACCCTGCCCACACCGGAGGCCGCACTGGTCGAGTTCGATCCGCACGTGGCCGCGACGAAGTTCACCGTGACGCCCTCCGGGCAACTCGTGGTCGCCCTGTTCGGCGACGAGACACCGATGACGGCGCCACCCGGGCACCCGCAGGTCGGCCGGGATCTACTGCTCGTCGACCCCGAGGACTGGTCGACGCGATCGCTGCCCGGCGGGCCGAAGGCGCACCGCCCCATCGACGTCGCCGTCGGCCCGTCCGACGGCGCGCTCTACGTACTCGACTTCGGTCGGTTCGAGATGACCGCCCGCGGCGTGCTTGCCGAGGCCGGAACAGGGTGCCTGTGGCGTTGGGACGACTGGAAAGGCGACAAAGATGATCGTTAA
- a CDS encoding TIGR03084 family metal-binding protein, protein MIRTLFAAQQKVPAAAPLLQSEVDPTPDSQREDRRMTEPLAVISAMKADAMEVQQVLSGLDATGWATPTPAPGWTVTHQVAHLAATFQRAGLAASDPPAFAKIMEHANPDFDKEVETVMRPYLELPPGELLVRWYDELTTAADALAAVPAGQDIPWLVNPLPPAVLASGGMMELFAHGQDIADALGTPIERTDRIAPLVGFVVHTRHFGYLAREMTPPDDDFRFEVTAPSGTLWTFGPEDAAQRIEGPALDLCLLAARRRHHRDLSLVATGKHATRWLDVAQAYRGPTGAGREPGQFTDAPGHRL, encoded by the coding sequence ATGATCCGCACCCTGTTTGCCGCACAGCAGAAGGTGCCTGCCGCCGCGCCCCTGCTGCAATCTGAAGTAGATCCCACTCCAGACTCCCAGCGAGAGGACAGGCGGATGACCGAGCCATTGGCCGTAATCTCGGCTATGAAGGCCGATGCGATGGAGGTTCAGCAGGTGTTGTCGGGCCTCGACGCGACCGGGTGGGCGACGCCGACCCCCGCACCGGGCTGGACGGTCACCCATCAGGTCGCGCACCTCGCCGCGACCTTCCAGCGCGCGGGGCTCGCCGCGTCCGATCCGCCGGCGTTCGCGAAGATCATGGAGCACGCCAACCCCGATTTCGACAAGGAAGTCGAAACGGTCATGCGTCCGTACCTCGAGTTGCCGCCGGGCGAGTTGCTCGTCCGCTGGTACGACGAGCTGACCACGGCAGCCGATGCGCTCGCGGCGGTGCCGGCGGGCCAGGACATCCCGTGGCTGGTCAATCCCCTACCACCGGCCGTGCTGGCCAGCGGGGGAATGATGGAGCTGTTCGCGCACGGCCAGGACATCGCCGACGCGCTGGGCACGCCGATCGAGCGGACCGACCGGATCGCCCCACTCGTAGGATTTGTCGTGCACACTCGTCACTTCGGCTATCTCGCGAGGGAAATGACACCACCGGACGACGACTTCCGGTTCGAGGTGACCGCGCCGTCCGGTACCTTGTGGACATTCGGGCCGGAGGACGCCGCGCAGCGGATCGAAGGTCCCGCGCTGGACCTGTGCCTGCTGGCGGCCCGCCGCAGGCATCACAGGGACCTGTCGCTCGTGGCCACCGGTAAGCATGCCACGCGCTGGCTGGATGTCGCTCAGGCGTATCGAGGGCCCACGGGTGCCGGGCGCGAGCCTGGCCAGTTCACCGACGCACCCGGTCATCGACTGTGA
- a CDS encoding RNA polymerase sigma factor, with amino-acid sequence MHRPAVQQAVADAHRREWAKVLAAAVRVARDLDLAEECVQDAYVAALRTWSTDGVPSNPGAWLVTTARRNVLDALRRAQVFRAKMPLLAVDDVAEVSFTGHSAVGDDYLSLIFMCCHPALRPEGQIALTLRLVCGLDTPDIAQAFLVSETTMRARIGRAKKKIAAAHIPFRVPSASELPDRMDAVLTVIHLLFTTGHTAPSGDDLTRTDLAERAVDLARTLHSLMPNEREVRGLLALLLVNYARRATRTDVAGRLLLLEEQDRSKWDGAMIAEGHHLVVGALRGGTPGRFALQAAIAALHATAPSYADTDWDQVLVLYDELLNVWPSPVVALNRTVALAMVEGAAVALREVEGLERNDQLAGYHYVPAVKADLFRRLGRREDAAKAYRKALELVDNEAERVFLADRLAESTSG; translated from the coding sequence ATGCACAGGCCAGCCGTTCAGCAGGCCGTCGCGGACGCGCACCGGCGCGAGTGGGCCAAAGTGCTCGCCGCGGCGGTGCGCGTGGCGCGTGATCTCGATCTGGCCGAGGAATGCGTGCAGGACGCCTATGTCGCCGCGCTCCGGACCTGGTCCACCGACGGCGTGCCGTCGAATCCTGGCGCCTGGCTGGTCACCACGGCACGCCGCAATGTGCTGGACGCCCTCCGGCGGGCCCAGGTGTTCCGGGCCAAGATGCCGCTGCTGGCCGTGGACGACGTGGCGGAGGTCAGTTTCACCGGGCACTCGGCGGTCGGCGACGACTATCTCAGCCTGATCTTCATGTGCTGCCATCCAGCGCTGCGCCCGGAAGGCCAGATAGCCCTCACCCTGCGTCTCGTGTGCGGTCTCGACACGCCGGATATTGCGCAGGCGTTCCTGGTCTCCGAAACCACGATGCGAGCGCGGATCGGCCGGGCCAAGAAGAAGATCGCCGCCGCGCACATCCCGTTTCGGGTACCGAGCGCCAGCGAGCTTCCGGACCGCATGGACGCGGTACTGACGGTGATTCACCTGCTGTTCACCACGGGTCACACGGCGCCGTCGGGGGACGACCTGACCCGCACCGACCTCGCCGAACGCGCCGTGGACCTCGCTCGGACACTGCACTCCTTGATGCCGAACGAGCGTGAGGTCCGTGGCCTGCTCGCACTGCTGTTGGTGAACTACGCCCGCCGCGCCACTCGCACCGACGTGGCCGGCCGGCTGCTGTTGCTGGAGGAGCAGGATCGCTCCAAGTGGGACGGGGCGATGATCGCTGAAGGACATCACCTGGTCGTGGGCGCGCTGCGCGGCGGAACACCCGGTAGATTCGCGTTGCAGGCAGCCATCGCGGCGTTGCATGCCACGGCGCCGAGCTACGCGGACACCGACTGGGACCAGGTGCTCGTCCTGTACGACGAGCTGCTGAACGTGTGGCCGTCCCCGGTGGTCGCGCTCAACCGGACCGTGGCCCTGGCGATGGTCGAGGGCGCGGCGGTGGCGCTGCGGGAAGTCGAAGGGCTCGAGCGCAACGACCAGCTGGCCGGCTACCACTACGTGCCCGCGGTCAAAGCCGACTTGTTCCGCCGCCTTGGCCGCCGTGAAGACGCCGCCAAGGCTTATCGCAAGGCACTGGAACTGGTGGACAACGAGGCGGAGCGGGTGTTCCTGGCCGACCGCCTGGCGGAGTCCACGAGCGGGTAG
- a CDS encoding cytochrome P450 produces the protein MVPTEQFGPEFLQDPHSVYSRLRRECPVQRVVLPAGLQAWVVTRYEDVRAALANPGLRKDFRRYPDLFARNTMRNRPGFVHPALVAHMLNTDPPDHIRLRKLVTKAFTLRRIEQMRGRIEQITTELLDGMDGKGEVDLVEAFAFPLPITVICELIGMPAEDLDDFRSWCNTLISGGEPDEVQQAADDTKAYLLKLIARKRDQAVGDLLGALVHAREDGDQLTETELVSMVFLLLVAGHETTVSLIASGVLSLLKNPEQFATLRADRSLIPGAIEEFLRYEGPLNMATFRYTNEPTEIGGVLIPADEFVMLALTSANRDGDQFPEPDKLDIRRDTAGHLAFGHGMHYCLGAPLARMEAEIAFNGLFDRFDHIQLAGAAESLRWREGVVIRSLEALPVQFG, from the coding sequence ATGGTGCCGACTGAACAGTTCGGCCCGGAATTCCTTCAGGACCCACACTCTGTGTACTCCCGGTTGCGACGGGAGTGTCCGGTCCAGCGGGTGGTGTTGCCGGCCGGACTGCAGGCATGGGTGGTGACCCGGTACGAAGACGTCCGGGCGGCGCTGGCCAATCCCGGTTTGCGCAAGGATTTCCGGCGCTATCCGGACTTGTTCGCCCGCAACACCATGCGTAACCGGCCCGGTTTCGTGCACCCCGCGCTCGTCGCGCACATGCTCAACACCGACCCGCCCGACCACATCCGGCTGCGCAAGCTGGTCACCAAGGCGTTCACCTTGCGCCGGATCGAACAGATGCGGGGCCGGATCGAGCAGATCACCACTGAGTTGTTGGACGGGATGGACGGCAAGGGCGAGGTGGATCTGGTCGAAGCGTTTGCCTTCCCGCTGCCGATCACGGTGATCTGCGAGCTGATCGGGATGCCGGCCGAGGATCTGGACGACTTCCGCTCCTGGTGCAACACGTTGATCTCCGGTGGCGAGCCGGATGAGGTCCAGCAGGCGGCCGACGACACCAAGGCCTACCTGCTGAAGCTGATCGCCCGGAAGCGTGACCAGGCTGTGGGGGACCTGCTCGGGGCACTGGTGCATGCGCGGGAAGACGGCGATCAGCTGACCGAGACCGAACTCGTGTCCATGGTGTTCCTGCTACTGGTCGCCGGCCACGAGACGACCGTCAGCCTCATCGCCTCGGGGGTGCTGTCGTTGCTCAAGAATCCTGAGCAGTTCGCCACGCTGCGGGCCGACCGGTCGCTCATACCCGGCGCGATCGAGGAGTTCCTGCGCTACGAAGGTCCGCTGAACATGGCGACCTTCCGCTATACCAACGAACCTACCGAGATCGGCGGGGTGCTGATTCCGGCGGACGAGTTCGTGATGCTGGCATTGACGTCGGCCAACCGTGACGGGGACCAGTTTCCCGAACCTGACAAGCTCGACATCAGGCGAGACACCGCCGGGCACCTGGCGTTCGGCCACGGCATGCACTACTGCCTCGGCGCCCCGCTGGCGCGGATGGAAGCCGAGATCGCGTTCAACGGCCTGTTCGACCGGTTCGACCACATCCAGCTGGCCGGCGCGGCGGAAAGCCTGCGGTGGCGCGAGGGAGTGGTGATCCGCAGCCTGGAAGCCCTCCCGGTCCAGTTCGGCTGA